A genomic window from Candidatus Methylacidiphilum fumarolicum includes:
- the ispE gene encoding 4-(cytidine 5'-diphospho)-2-C-methyl-D-erythritol kinase — protein sequence MDTLSYINSFAPAKINLGLRILGKRLDGYHEIRTLMAPISLGDNIYIERTESGIELETSGHFDVPKDANNLAFKAALLFLSHYSIRTGLKIKLTKVIPPGAGLGGGSSDAATVLSSLKELFGIKDSIDTLFRLAAQLGSDVPFFLLKKPALCTGRGEKLQPATIHYPRKGILFYPGFPIQTPWAYRKYRELLDQGVVHPPDPETIDHPLNDLEQVVFSKYLWLGTLKNWLIRRFHPELCLMSGSGSSLFALWRQEDPQFFESLIQEAKNYLGCCCWIRSFEILESF from the coding sequence AAAAGACTGGATGGCTACCATGAGATTCGAACCCTCATGGCACCGATATCTCTTGGTGATAATATCTATATCGAACGGACAGAGAGTGGCATAGAATTGGAGACTAGCGGCCATTTCGATGTTCCTAAAGATGCGAACAATCTAGCATTCAAAGCGGCCCTGCTTTTTTTATCTCATTATTCCATACGAACAGGCCTAAAGATAAAACTGACCAAAGTGATTCCTCCCGGTGCTGGGCTTGGAGGCGGTAGCAGTGATGCGGCTACAGTTCTTTCTTCCCTAAAAGAACTTTTTGGAATAAAAGATTCTATTGACACTCTTTTCCGATTAGCTGCCCAGCTGGGCAGTGACGTGCCTTTCTTTCTATTAAAAAAACCAGCCCTTTGTACAGGCCGAGGAGAAAAGCTCCAGCCGGCGACCATTCATTATCCACGCAAAGGCATACTTTTTTATCCAGGTTTTCCAATACAAACTCCCTGGGCATATAGGAAATATAGAGAGCTGCTGGACCAAGGCGTCGTGCATCCACCAGACCCAGAAACGATTGATCACCCCCTCAATGACCTTGAACAAGTCGTCTTTTCAAAATATCTTTGGCTAGGAACTCTTAAAAACTGGCTCATCCGTAGATTCCACCCAGAACTTTGCTTGATGAGCGGCAGTGGTAGCTCTCTCTTTGCCCTTTGGCGTCAAGAAGATCCTCAATTTTTTGAGTCACTCATCCAAGAGGCTAAAAACTACTTGGGATGCTGTTGCTGGATCCGTTCTTTTGAAATCCTCGAGTCGTTTTAG
- a CDS encoding NAD(P)/FAD-dependent oxidoreductase — protein sequence MISHYPYLIVGGGMTADAAVRAIRSIDENKAIGIISQEPYPPYLRPPLSKGLWKGRPVQRIWCRTESKKVDLFLGETALALDLSNRRLYTDKEKTYSFEKLLIATGGRPRTLPFKDQSIIYYRNLADYYKLREITERAEHFGIIGGGFIGTEIASCLCELGKKVSMIFLEEGIGRRIFPLELSLRLNAFFEQKGVRLYPNQSVKDYRKEGGKEIIVSSTGQELVFDCVVAGLGIIPNVDLAKEAGIKVENGIVVNEYLQTSCEGVYAAGDVANFYCPLLGKRLRVEHEDNARKMGECVGKAMAGNPLVYDHIPSFYSDFFNCSYESVGIADGTLPVISFWNADHSKGVLYYHDSSKLMGVLLWNIPGKVPEARAILSEGVAVDPQVLSHRISFN from the coding sequence ATGATATCCCATTATCCATATCTTATTGTCGGCGGGGGGATGACTGCGGATGCTGCTGTTCGTGCCATTCGTTCAATCGACGAGAATAAAGCCATCGGTATTATCTCTCAGGAGCCCTATCCACCCTATCTCCGTCCTCCTCTTTCCAAGGGGTTGTGGAAAGGAAGGCCGGTCCAAAGGATATGGTGTCGAACCGAGTCAAAAAAAGTGGATCTTTTTCTTGGAGAAACAGCCCTAGCTCTTGATCTTTCCAATCGCAGGCTGTATACAGATAAGGAAAAGACTTATAGTTTTGAAAAGCTTCTTATAGCAACGGGGGGAAGACCAAGAACGCTGCCTTTTAAAGATCAATCCATTATCTATTACCGTAATCTTGCTGATTATTACAAGCTTAGAGAAATAACAGAAAGAGCAGAACATTTTGGGATTATTGGCGGTGGATTTATTGGAACTGAAATTGCCTCCTGTTTGTGCGAGCTTGGGAAAAAAGTCAGCATGATCTTTTTGGAAGAAGGAATAGGCCGCCGGATATTTCCTTTAGAGCTTTCTCTTCGGCTCAACGCCTTTTTTGAACAAAAGGGAGTTCGCCTCTACCCTAATCAATCCGTTAAAGACTATAGGAAAGAGGGGGGCAAAGAAATAATTGTCAGTTCCACAGGACAAGAACTTGTTTTTGATTGTGTTGTGGCAGGTCTTGGGATTATTCCTAATGTTGATTTAGCCAAAGAGGCGGGCATCAAAGTAGAAAACGGTATTGTTGTTAACGAATATCTACAAACGAGCTGTGAAGGGGTGTACGCAGCCGGAGATGTAGCTAATTTTTATTGTCCATTACTTGGGAAGCGACTGAGGGTAGAACATGAAGATAATGCAAGAAAAATGGGAGAATGTGTAGGCAAAGCCATGGCTGGAAACCCTCTCGTTTATGATCATATTCCTTCCTTCTATTCCGATTTTTTTAATTGCTCTTACGAAAGTGTGGGCATAGCCGATGGGACCCTTCCTGTAATCTCTTTTTGGAACGCGGACCATTCCAAGGGTGTGCTTTACTATCATGATTCCTCGAAACTCATGGGAGTGCTACTATGGAATATCCCAGGGAAGGTGCCCGAAGCAAGAGCCATTTTAAGCGAAGGAGTGGCAGTTGATCCTCAGGTGCTTTCTCATAGGATTTCCTTCAATTAG
- a CDS encoding radical SAM protein — protein sequence MDDITFLPREEVFKLKLVVNELFLSIQGESTFAGYPCAFIRLTGCNLRCRWCDTTYAFSEGKLLPIEAIINQIQKFNIPLVEVTGGEPLLQKNTLHLLRLLCDLGYQVLLETSGALSIRQVDPRVHRIVDLKCPSSGESEKNLLANLDWLREKDELKFVIGNNEDYQWAKTKLKEEKERLTKVKAITFSPVFGELEPSILSEWILADRLNVRLGLQIHKYIWHPEARGV from the coding sequence ATGGATGACATTACGTTCCTACCGAGGGAAGAGGTTTTTAAGCTGAAACTTGTGGTAAACGAATTGTTTTTAAGCATTCAGGGAGAAAGTACCTTTGCTGGCTACCCTTGTGCTTTTATAAGACTAACGGGATGTAATTTGAGATGCCGGTGGTGCGACACAACGTATGCTTTTTCAGAAGGCAAACTACTCCCTATTGAAGCCATCATCAATCAGATTCAAAAATTTAACATTCCACTTGTAGAAGTGACTGGAGGAGAGCCACTCCTTCAAAAAAACACTCTGCATCTGCTCCGCTTGCTCTGCGATCTTGGCTATCAAGTACTATTGGAAACCAGCGGCGCTTTGTCCATCCGCCAAGTAGATCCAAGGGTCCATCGGATAGTTGATTTGAAATGCCCATCAAGTGGAGAAAGCGAAAAGAACTTGCTAGCCAATCTTGATTGGCTTAGGGAAAAAGACGAACTGAAGTTTGTCATTGGGAATAACGAAGATTATCAATGGGCAAAGACCAAACTAAAAGAAGAAAAAGAACGGCTCACTAAAGTTAAAGCAATCACTTTTTCTCCTGTTTTCGGTGAACTAGAGCCAAGTATCCTCTCTGAATGGATTTTAGCCGATAGGTTAAATGTTAGACTAGGACTTCAAATCCATAAATACATATGGCATCCGGAAGCACGCGGAGTGTAA
- a CDS encoding PDZ domain-containing protein yields MSVCFRCFVLSQKRISCSFLLLFLVFPFSLVSSPLKFTPELKDCQLFIEDEEGVHPKYPFVINAYTIIPPDALLRVIYVKPQMDLLSGNPQTAEGEGGEKGGLAAAASRSTPAIESDGAFHTDSPEEKEMKMIHQTVWKTGLAFCQAFDFLDADDLRIIFQEKDKKSFKDEPISFPEGMILAQIDSKIFVVALEVGGKGYEYGMKSGDQILAINDVGINGGLSDFLSIYRKEKFGLTGAKKSIRFLVARQGESNPLVVSIPLPPSLQGSILDEPFVTEPVKKRK; encoded by the coding sequence ATGAGTGTTTGTTTTAGATGTTTTGTTCTAAGTCAAAAGAGAATTTCCTGCTCCTTTCTTCTTCTCTTTTTAGTCTTTCCTTTTTCGTTAGTTTCCTCTCCACTAAAATTTACGCCAGAGCTGAAGGATTGCCAGCTTTTTATAGAAGATGAAGAGGGGGTGCATCCAAAATACCCCTTCGTGATCAATGCGTACACGATCATTCCTCCGGATGCTCTGCTACGAGTAATTTATGTAAAGCCGCAGATGGATCTTCTTTCCGGTAACCCTCAAACAGCTGAAGGAGAAGGCGGAGAAAAAGGGGGATTAGCTGCAGCCGCTTCTCGGTCTACTCCGGCCATAGAATCAGATGGAGCATTCCATACGGATAGCCCTGAAGAAAAAGAGATGAAAATGATCCACCAAACAGTATGGAAGACGGGATTAGCGTTTTGCCAGGCTTTTGATTTTCTTGATGCGGATGATTTAAGAATTATCTTTCAAGAAAAAGACAAAAAGTCTTTTAAGGATGAACCGATTAGCTTTCCTGAAGGCATGATTCTTGCCCAGATCGATTCGAAGATCTTTGTGGTAGCTCTAGAAGTGGGTGGAAAAGGCTACGAATACGGCATGAAATCTGGGGATCAGATCCTGGCTATCAACGATGTAGGGATTAATGGCGGTCTTTCTGATTTTTTGTCTATATATAGAAAAGAGAAATTTGGGCTTACTGGAGCTAAAAAATCGATCCGTTTTCTTGTGGCAAGACAAGGGGAAAGCAACCCGTTGGTTGTGTCTATACCACTGCCTCCATCGCTTCAAGGAAGCATTCTAGATGAACCTTTTGTGACTGAGCCAGTTAAAAAAAGAAAGTGA
- a CDS encoding DUF167 domain-containing protein, which produces MASARLLIKVLANAKKTELVGMHGEAIKIKLSAPPVEGKANELLLSFLSDRLEVPKGLLRIEKGEKSRLKTIVINEWLEKDSPQDFLLKTKVKKQEEER; this is translated from the coding sequence ATGGCTTCGGCACGACTGTTGATTAAAGTGTTAGCCAACGCAAAAAAAACTGAGCTGGTTGGCATGCATGGAGAAGCGATTAAAATCAAACTTTCGGCTCCACCTGTGGAGGGGAAAGCGAATGAACTGCTTCTTTCTTTTCTTTCTGACCGCTTGGAAGTACCCAAGGGGTTGTTGCGTATTGAAAAAGGAGAAAAAAGCAGGCTTAAAACAATTGTCATCAATGAATGGTTAGAGAAAGATAGCCCGCAAGACTTTCTCCTGAAAACAAAGGTTAAGAAACAGGAAGAAGAACGATGA
- a CDS encoding aldo/keto reductase, producing MEYTVLGKTGFKVSRLGIGTAEIGLEHMQTAAVSELLLFALDHGINLIDTARGYEQSEELIGKTVAHRRRDFILVTKCGYGEVEGKEFLPPWSKEKIAASVDQSLKKLRTDHIDIMLLHTCSKEILEQGEALEALIVAKEKGKIRFIGYSGDNEEAIYALSLPEIDVLEMSLNVTDQKNLEKVLLEAKAKNVGVLAKRPLANCPWKDPTELSPSYAKEYGAEYRKRFEQMQLKPEDFGIEKKDWPKFFLSFVLSFPEVHSVIVGTTKLEHLFENIETLQEGPLEESILQKVKEAFRKAEQNSASPWLAQG from the coding sequence ATGGAATATACAGTTCTTGGCAAAACAGGTTTCAAAGTTTCAAGGCTAGGAATTGGAACCGCTGAAATAGGCTTGGAACATATGCAAACAGCAGCCGTTTCTGAGTTGCTGCTCTTTGCTTTGGATCATGGTATCAATCTCATCGATACGGCCCGAGGCTATGAACAATCTGAAGAGCTGATTGGCAAAACGGTTGCTCATCGAAGAAGAGATTTTATCCTTGTCACAAAGTGTGGCTATGGCGAGGTGGAAGGCAAAGAGTTTTTACCCCCTTGGTCTAAAGAAAAAATTGCGGCTTCAGTGGATCAGTCTTTAAAAAAACTGCGTACCGATCATATCGACATTATGCTTCTGCATACTTGTTCAAAAGAAATTCTGGAGCAAGGAGAAGCTCTGGAAGCTTTAATCGTAGCCAAAGAAAAAGGGAAAATAAGGTTTATTGGTTATTCTGGAGACAATGAGGAGGCCATCTACGCGTTGAGCCTTCCTGAAATAGATGTATTAGAGATGAGTTTGAATGTGACCGATCAGAAGAATCTCGAAAAAGTTTTACTGGAAGCTAAAGCTAAAAATGTGGGTGTTTTAGCAAAAAGACCCTTGGCCAATTGTCCCTGGAAAGATCCTACGGAATTGAGCCCTTCCTATGCTAAGGAGTATGGAGCTGAATACAGGAAACGGTTTGAGCAAATGCAGCTAAAACCGGAAGATTTTGGCATAGAAAAAAAGGATTGGCCCAAGTTTTTCTTAAGTTTTGTACTTTCTTTTCCGGAAGTGCATTCGGTTATTGTTGGTACAACAAAGCTAGAGCATCTCTTTGAGAATATCGAAACGTTACAGGAAGGCCCTCTGGAGGAGTCTATACTCCAGAAAGTAAAAGAGGCTTTTCGGAAAGCCGAACAAAACTCAGCAAGCCCCTGGCTTGCGCAAGGATAA
- the queD gene encoding 6-carboxytetrahydropterin synthase QueD produces the protein MQVILSKDFDFEAAQALPSFPEGHKCRRVHGHSFKLTVAVRGEVDPIRGILYDHAKISEAVIPLIEQLDHSYLNDIEGLQNPTIENMAGWFWKKLQDKLPGLYEITVQETARTRCIYRGE, from the coding sequence ATGCAAGTAATATTATCTAAAGATTTTGATTTTGAAGCCGCTCAGGCTTTACCTTCTTTTCCCGAAGGCCACAAATGCCGTAGGGTTCATGGCCATAGCTTTAAGCTTACTGTGGCCGTACGAGGAGAAGTCGACCCTATTCGAGGCATCCTGTATGATCATGCCAAAATTTCCGAGGCTGTTATTCCTTTGATCGAGCAGCTCGATCACAGCTATTTAAATGATATTGAAGGACTCCAAAATCCAACCATAGAAAATATGGCTGGCTGGTTTTGGAAAAAGCTTCAGGATAAATTGCCTGGACTTTATGAGATCACCGTTCAGGAAACAGCCAGAACACGGTGCATATACAGAGGAGAATAG
- the lysS gene encoding lysine--tRNA ligase: protein MSLTQESELLRLRKEKLNYWKSQAIDPFGGPYPDTQPIEAIITTFVENVSVRIAGRILSIRDMGKSFFAHMQDQSAKMQIYANPQSVGQEAFNQLKHLDIGDIIGVEGECFLTKTKEKTVRVKSWQLLSKSLRPLPSKWHGLHDVEARYRQRYLDLIMNPEVKKVFFNRSQIIKEIRHFLHQKGFIEVETPMMQTVAGGAAANPFKTFHEALGIPLYLRIAPELYLKRLLVGGFEKVFELNRNFRNEGISRKHNPEFTMLEAYCAYGDYRSMAKLLEELIVHVAQCVFGTLQFPASKHLAENKMVDLTPPWPQKPFREVLNEAIGKDWFALDEAEKRKVAMEFEIEVEEEFTESDIARHLFEKLVEARTIGPLFVTELPTDLVPLAKQNKVKAEFVDVFELIVNGQELAPGYSELNDPIVQRERLEKQAGEEKQKIDEEFLLALEYGMPPAGGIGMGIDRLTMLLTGQESIRDVILFPLLRPKEEK, encoded by the coding sequence ATGTCTTTAACTCAAGAATCAGAACTTCTAAGACTGCGGAAGGAAAAACTGAACTATTGGAAATCCCAAGCAATCGATCCATTCGGAGGGCCTTATCCCGACACCCAACCTATTGAAGCAATTATTACTACTTTCGTCGAAAACGTGTCCGTTCGGATCGCTGGCCGCATCCTCTCCATCAGGGATATGGGGAAAAGCTTTTTTGCCCATATGCAGGATCAAAGTGCAAAAATGCAGATTTATGCCAATCCGCAATCGGTTGGCCAAGAAGCATTCAATCAGCTAAAACATTTGGACATCGGAGATATTATTGGAGTAGAAGGAGAGTGTTTTCTTACAAAAACAAAGGAAAAGACCGTCAGAGTTAAAAGCTGGCAGCTTCTTTCAAAGTCGCTACGTCCTCTCCCATCAAAGTGGCATGGGCTGCATGATGTTGAAGCCAGGTACCGACAAAGATATCTGGATTTAATAATGAATCCTGAAGTCAAAAAAGTGTTCTTTAATCGTAGCCAGATCATTAAAGAAATCCGTCATTTCCTTCACCAAAAAGGCTTTATAGAAGTCGAAACCCCTATGATGCAAACAGTAGCCGGAGGGGCAGCAGCCAATCCATTCAAAACTTTTCACGAGGCCCTTGGTATTCCCCTTTATTTAAGAATCGCACCTGAGCTTTATCTGAAAAGACTTTTAGTCGGAGGATTCGAAAAAGTATTCGAACTAAACCGGAATTTTCGGAACGAGGGCATTTCTAGAAAACACAATCCTGAGTTTACGATGCTAGAGGCGTATTGTGCATATGGAGATTACCGCTCGATGGCAAAGCTGCTCGAAGAGCTGATTGTACACGTGGCCCAATGCGTCTTTGGTACCTTGCAGTTTCCAGCCTCTAAGCACTTAGCAGAAAACAAAATGGTAGATCTGACCCCTCCGTGGCCACAAAAACCGTTCAGAGAGGTTCTTAATGAAGCCATTGGCAAAGATTGGTTTGCTTTAGATGAGGCAGAAAAGAGAAAGGTTGCTATGGAGTTTGAGATCGAAGTCGAAGAAGAATTTACAGAAAGTGATATTGCTAGACATCTTTTTGAAAAACTAGTCGAAGCTCGAACAATCGGCCCACTTTTTGTTACAGAACTGCCTACAGATCTAGTACCACTAGCCAAACAAAATAAGGTGAAGGCAGAGTTCGTTGATGTCTTTGAGTTGATCGTCAACGGTCAAGAACTGGCTCCAGGCTATAGCGAACTAAATGATCCAATTGTGCAGAGAGAACGACTTGAAAAACAGGCGGGAGAAGAAAAGCAGAAAATTGATGAAGAATTTCTTCTGGCCTTAGAGTACGGTATGCCTCCCGCAGGAGGAATCGGAATGGGGATCGATCGATTGACTATGCTTTTAACCGGTCAAGAATCAATTCGTGATGTCATTCTTTTTCCACTCCTTCGACCAAAAGAGGAAAAATAA
- a CDS encoding DUF302 domain-containing protein, whose amino-acid sequence MPESLPEGIVRYSSPYKFLDTILRLKSALMTEGFWLFATYDHSQAAKEVGLELPPTVVIVFGNPLAGTELMLQSSTLAIDLPSKLLIRQNLDKTVDVFFHRLSHLCQYHKLTDMIPKAEAFDERIIALIQNM is encoded by the coding sequence ATGCCTGAATCCTTGCCTGAAGGAATAGTACGATATTCTTCACCGTATAAATTTTTAGATACAATTTTACGGTTGAAAAGCGCATTGATGACTGAAGGTTTTTGGCTTTTTGCCACGTATGATCATAGTCAAGCTGCAAAAGAGGTGGGTTTAGAACTACCACCGACTGTTGTCATTGTCTTTGGGAATCCTTTAGCGGGAACAGAACTAATGCTCCAATCTTCCACCCTTGCCATCGATTTGCCTAGTAAACTTCTTATTCGCCAAAATCTTGATAAAACCGTTGATGTGTTTTTTCATCGCCTATCTCACCTTTGTCAATATCATAAACTTACGGACATGATTCCTAAGGCTGAAGCCTTTGACGAACGGATTATTGCGCTAATCCAAAATATGTGA
- a CDS encoding IS1634 family transposase, whose product MYLQEVRTRHKGKIYRSYIVRESYRVGKQVKTRRIANVTRLPEEAREVLAAALQKKRLVPVEGLEVQEALDYGGLAVLEEAWGRFGLDEVFANVGSERKRRLLKAMIFGRILFPSSKLALREEARGTLLAKACGLEEKDLDEDELYRAMDELNGCWSGIEKKLYQGSQPQGASLVLYDISSVYFEGEGPEGLAQYGYSRDHRQDRRQVLLAVATDGRGIPFHVEVLRGNRADRTTLTGLLVTLRRRFGIQEATFVFDGGMRSWWNLEILTGMELEYVTRSTRAKLLEILSRLPEDRQLWLTDRTRVLEIEQEGVRYVIAGGEWRAQRDRERRQSRIAQAEEVLCQITKAARRQVNPVNLGSRVGRALQRLQAHKYFQYGVDASGRFWWKLDQERVKEEEATDGWYLLETNLPATKASGQAVLTHYKQLAVVEAAFSELKSYLEVRPVYHWRPDRVRNHVRICFLAFWISARLGAEWVAKGFTEEVPKVLRRLQTIRLVNLSLKGQPLIGLFSQIPPELNALLQKIDLLSLFASPPKWAM is encoded by the coding sequence ATGTACTTGCAGGAGGTCCGCACCCGCCACAAAGGGAAGATCTATCGATCCTATATTGTCCGAGAGTCCTACCGGGTGGGGAAGCAGGTGAAGACACGCCGGATTGCCAACGTGACCCGGTTGCCGGAAGAGGCTCGAGAAGTGCTAGCGGCGGCCTTGCAAAAGAAGCGTCTTGTCCCTGTAGAGGGGCTCGAAGTGCAGGAGGCACTTGATTACGGCGGATTGGCCGTTCTCGAAGAAGCCTGGGGTCGCTTTGGCCTCGATGAAGTCTTTGCCAATGTTGGCTCGGAGCGGAAACGAAGGCTTTTGAAGGCGATGATTTTTGGCCGGATTCTCTTTCCTTCCTCGAAGCTGGCCCTTCGGGAGGAAGCGCGGGGGACTCTTCTGGCTAAGGCTTGTGGGCTTGAGGAGAAGGATCTGGATGAAGACGAGCTCTACCGGGCGATGGATGAGTTGAACGGCTGTTGGAGTGGGATTGAGAAGAAGCTTTACCAAGGAAGTCAGCCGCAGGGGGCGAGCCTGGTGCTCTACGATATTTCGAGTGTTTACTTCGAAGGGGAGGGCCCTGAGGGACTAGCGCAATATGGCTATAGCCGGGATCACCGGCAGGATCGGCGCCAAGTTCTTCTGGCGGTGGCTACGGATGGTCGGGGGATTCCGTTCCATGTGGAAGTGCTGAGAGGGAATCGGGCGGACCGCACGACCTTGACGGGGCTCTTGGTCACGCTCAGACGGAGGTTTGGGATCCAAGAGGCGACCTTCGTCTTCGACGGGGGGATGAGGAGTTGGTGGAACTTGGAGATCCTGACTGGCATGGAGCTGGAGTACGTGACCCGGTCGACTCGGGCCAAGCTTTTGGAGATTCTCAGTCGTCTGCCTGAAGACCGGCAGCTTTGGCTAACGGACCGGACGCGGGTACTGGAGATTGAACAGGAGGGAGTGCGCTATGTCATTGCGGGAGGAGAGTGGCGGGCTCAGCGGGACCGCGAACGGAGGCAAAGCCGCATTGCCCAAGCAGAAGAGGTGCTCTGCCAGATCACGAAGGCGGCACGCCGGCAGGTGAATCCCGTGAATCTCGGCAGCCGGGTTGGCCGAGCGCTGCAGAGGCTTCAAGCGCACAAATACTTCCAGTACGGCGTCGACGCAAGCGGCCGGTTCTGGTGGAAACTGGATCAGGAGCGGGTCAAGGAAGAAGAGGCGACTGACGGCTGGTATCTCTTGGAGACCAATCTCCCGGCGACCAAGGCTTCGGGCCAGGCGGTGCTCACCCACTATAAGCAGCTAGCTGTGGTCGAAGCCGCTTTCTCGGAGCTCAAGAGCTACCTGGAAGTCCGTCCCGTCTATCACTGGCGACCGGACCGGGTCCGCAACCATGTAAGGATCTGCTTCCTTGCCTTCTGGATAAGTGCGCGGCTCGGAGCCGAATGGGTGGCCAAGGGCTTTACCGAAGAGGTGCCCAAGGTGCTTCGGCGTCTTCAGACGATCCGCTTGGTCAACCTCTCTCTAAAAGGACAACCGCTGATTGGGCTCTTCTCTCAGATTCCTCCCGAGTTGAATGCCTTGCTTCAAAAGATCGATCTACTCTCCCTCTTCGCTTCTCCGCCCAAGTGGGCAATGTAG
- a CDS encoding class I SAM-dependent methyltransferase produces the protein MQKKAFFFFIVLILLINLTPDFFGATVDVSRDSPALALSYQRLSQPQFQQGKKLIHLLKIKAGEKVLDIGCGSGELTAYTAQFVKPKGWVLGIDPSPYRIELANQKRNKNLSFRIGGSDDLSSLPSNFYDVVYLNYVFHWIFDKNRALEEIFRILKPGGRLGLCSGDKEQHSKNFKILSESIQAVLGSTASKDLVVPYHINKEELHNLVIKSGFIIDSLMVEEKTNYVKSPKEVIEFLEASDFGNFLAGITEEKRQRILSLFKQKLSATMTSQGIPMKYRTLILIGHKPKTVALKVF, from the coding sequence GTGCAAAAAAAAGCTTTTTTCTTTTTTATCGTACTTATTTTATTAATCAACCTAACCCCAGATTTCTTTGGTGCTACAGTTGATGTATCTCGTGATTCTCCTGCTCTTGCTTTATCTTACCAACGGCTAAGCCAACCGCAATTTCAGCAAGGTAAAAAATTGATCCATTTATTAAAGATTAAAGCCGGAGAGAAAGTATTAGACATTGGATGTGGTTCTGGAGAATTAACCGCATATACAGCCCAGTTTGTTAAGCCAAAAGGATGGGTGCTCGGGATAGATCCCTCACCGTATCGAATCGAATTAGCAAACCAAAAAAGGAATAAAAATCTTTCCTTTAGGATTGGTGGTTCAGATGATTTATCCAGTCTTCCCTCCAATTTCTATGATGTCGTTTATCTCAATTATGTCTTCCACTGGATATTTGATAAAAATCGGGCATTAGAAGAAATTTTTCGGATTCTTAAGCCTGGAGGTAGATTAGGCTTATGTTCTGGAGATAAGGAACAACATTCTAAAAATTTCAAAATTCTTAGTGAATCAATTCAAGCAGTGCTTGGTTCAACGGCATCCAAAGACCTTGTCGTGCCTTATCATATAAATAAGGAAGAACTCCATAATTTAGTCATCAAAAGTGGCTTTATCATCGACTCCCTAATGGTTGAGGAGAAAACCAATTATGTAAAATCTCCAAAAGAAGTTATCGAATTTCTGGAAGCAAGCGATTTCGGCAATTTTTTAGCTGGAATTACTGAAGAGAAAAGACAGCGAATTTTGTCTTTGTTTAAACAGAAGCTATCAGCAACAATGACTTCTCAGGGAATACCAATGAAATATAGAACACTCATTCTAATTGGACATAAGCCTAAAACAGTTGCCTTAAAAGTTTTTTAA
- a CDS encoding helix-turn-helix domain-containing protein — MKTYKNHDPNRGKRIKEALSARLCNKQLALAKELGIHECTICRWQQGKSISLKHAALLCEKLDISMDWLILGRGEMNFHHNGKNGYNFQKVDLKDVDEFRKLPEDIYQALMSLLKEIAKRL, encoded by the coding sequence ATGAAAACATACAAGAATCATGATCCAAATAGAGGAAAGAGAATCAAAGAAGCATTAAGCGCTCGATTATGTAATAAACAGCTCGCTCTAGCTAAAGAACTAGGAATACACGAATGCACAATATGTCGGTGGCAACAGGGAAAAAGTATTTCTTTAAAACATGCTGCACTGTTATGCGAAAAATTAGACATTTCTATGGATTGGTTAATACTTGGCAGAGGAGAAATGAATTTTCACCACAACGGCAAGAACGGTTATAACTTCCAGAAGGTTGACTTAAAGGACGTTGATGAGTTTCGTAAATTGCCAGAAGACATTTATCAGGCTTTGATGAGCCTATTAAAAGAAATAGCTAAAAGACTATAA